A portion of the Macaca mulatta isolate MMU2019108-1 chromosome 4, T2T-MMU8v2.0, whole genome shotgun sequence genome contains these proteins:
- the COL11A2 gene encoding uncharacterized protein COL11A2 isoform X1 — protein sequence MLVEGPPGPEGPAGLIGPPGIQGNPGPVGDPGERGPPGRAGLPGSDGAPGPPGTSLMLPFRFGSGGGDKGPVVAAQEAQAQAILQQARLALRGPPGPMGYTGRPGPLGQPGSPGLKGESGDLGPQGPRGPQGLTGPPGKAGRRGRAGADGARGMPGEPGVKGDRGFDGLPGLPGEKGHRGDTGAQGLPGPPGEDGERGDDGEIGPRGLPGESGPRGLLGPKGPPGIPGPPGVRGMDGPQGPKGSLGPQGEPGPPGQQGTPGTQGLPGPQGAIGPHGEKGPQGKPGLPGMPGSDGPPGHPGKEGPPGTKGNQGPSGPQGPLGYPGPRGVKGVDGIRGLKGHKGEKGEDGFPGFKGDIGVKGDRGEVGVPGSRGEDGPEGPKGRSGPTGDPGPPGLMGEKGKLGVPGLPGYPGRQGPKGSLGFPGFPGASGEKGARGLSGKSGPRGERGPTGPRGQRGPRGATGKSGAKGTSGGDGPHGPPGERGLPGPQGPNGFPGPKGPPGPPGKDGLPGHPGQRGEVGFQGKTGPSGPPGVVGPQGAAGETGPMGERGHPGPPGPPGEQGLPGTAGKEGTKGDPGPPGAPGKDGPAGLRGFPGERGLPGTAGGPGLKGNEGPSGPPGPAGSPGERGAAGSGGPIGPPGRPGPQGPPGAAGEKGVPGEKGPTGPTGRDGVQGPVGLPGPAGPPGVAGEDGDKGEVGDPGQKGTKGNKGEHGPPGPPGPIGPVGQPGAAGADGEPGARGPQGHFGAKGDEGTRGFNGPPGPIGLQGLPGPSGEKGETGDVGPMGPPGPPGPRGPAGPNGADGPQGPPGGVGNLGPPGEKGEPGESGSPGIQGEPGVKGPRGERGEKGESGQPGEPGPPGPKGPTGDDGPKGNPGPVGFPGDPGPPGEGGPRGQDGAKGDRGEDGEPGQPGSPGPTGENGPPGPLGKRGPAGSPGPEGRQGGKGAKGDPGAVGAPGKTGPVGPAGPAGKPGPDGLRGLPGSVGQQGRPGATGQAGPPGPVGPPGLPGLRGDAGAKGEKGHPGLIGLIGPPGEQGEKGDRGLPGPQGSPGQKGETGIPGASGPIGPGGPPGLPGPAGPKGAKGATGPAGPKGEKGVQGPPGHPGPPGEVIQPLPIQMPKKTRRSVDGSRLMQEDEAIPTGGAPGSPGGLEEIFGSLDSLREEIEQMRRPTGTQDSPARTCQDLKLCHPELPDGEYWVDPNQGCARDAFRVFCNFTAGGETCVTPRDDVTQFSYVDSEGSPVGVVQLTFLRLLSVSAHQDISYPCSGAARNGPLRLRGANEDELSPETSPYVKEFRDGCQTQQGRTVLEVRTPVLEQLPVLDASFSDLGTPPRRGGVLLGPVCFMG from the exons GGCCCCAGAGGACCTCAGGGACTCACAGGCCCTCCTGGCAAAGCTGGGAGAAGG GGCCGGGCAGGTGCTGATGGAGCCCGGGGGATGCCTGGAGAACCTGGAGTGAAG gGTGACCGAGGTTTTGATGGACTCCCAGGGCTCCCTGGAGAAAAGGGCCACAGG GGTGATACTGGTGCCCAGGGCCTTCCTGGTCCCCCTGGTGAGGATGGAGAGAGG ggagaTGATGGGGAGATCGGGCCTCGAGGGCTGCCTGGAGAGTCG GGACCTCGAGGTCTCCTTGGCCCCAAAGGCCCACCTGGTATTCCTGGACCTCCT GGCGTCCGAGGCATGGATGGTCCCCAGGGCCCCAAAGGGAGCTTG GGACCCCAGGGAGAGCCAGGACCTCCTGGACAACAGGGCACCCCTGGGACCCAG GGTCTCCCTGGGCCCCAGGGTGCCATCGGCCCTCATGGAGAGAAG GGTCCTCAAGGGAAGCCAGGGCTCCCTGGCATGCCTGGCTCAGACGGACCCCCG GGTCACCCGGGGAAGGAAGGTCCCCCTGGAACCAAAGGAAACCAG gGTCCCTCTGGACCTCAGGGTCCTCTAGGATACCCAGGACCTCGAGGGGTCAAG GGTGTGGACGGAATTCGGGGTCTGAAGGGTCATAAGGGTGAGAAG GGCGAGGATGGCTTTCCAGGGTTCAAAGGTGACATAGGCGTGAAAGGTGACAGG GGCGAGGTTGGAGTCCCTGGTTCCAGGGGAGAGGATGGTCCTGAGGGGCCAAAGGGACGCAGTGGACCGACTGGAGACCCTGGGCCCCCGGGGCTTATGGGCGAGAAG GGCAAGCTGGGTGTTCCTGGTCTGCCTGGCTATCCTGGACGTCAGGGACCCAAG GGGTCCCTAGGATTTCCTGGCTTTCCTGGTGCCAGTGGAGAGAAGGGAGCCCGG GGCCTGTCGGGGAAATCAGGGCCTCGGGGAGAACGGGGCCCCACG GGTCCACGGGGTCAGCGGGGACCCCGAGGTGCCACTGGGAAGTCTGGAGCTAAG GGAACATCTGGTGGTGATGGCCCCCATGGGCCCCCTGGAGAGAGG GGCCTCCCTGGACCTCAGGGTCCCAATGGGTTTCCTGGACCCAAAGGACCCCCG GGCCCCCCTGGGAAGGACGGGCTGCCAGGACACCCAGGCCAGAGAGGAGAAGTG GGTTTCCAAGGGAAGACCGGCCCCTCTGGTCCTCCAGGAGTGGTGGGACCTCAG GGAGCAGCAGGAGAAACCGGCCCTATGGGGGAGAGAGGCCACCCAGGCCCCCCAGGGCCCCCTGGAGAGCAGGGACTACCTGGGACAGCTggaaaagaaggaacaaag GGTGACCCTGGTCCCCCTGGGGCCCCAGGGAAGGATGGTCCTGCTGGTCTGAGGGGATTCCCAGGAGAGAGAGGCCTCCCAGGCACTGCT GGTGGACCTGGTCTGAAGGGGAATGAAGGTCCGTCTGGCCCCCCTGGCCCTGCA GGCTCCCCTGGGGAACGAGGTGCAGCAGGATCAGGGGGACCCATTGGTCCGCCAGGGCGCCCAGGCCCGCAGGGTCCCCCTGGAGCCGCAGGAGAGAAAGGCGTCCCG GGTGAGAAGGGCCCCACTGGCCCGACTGGCCGAGATGGGGTGCAGGGTCCTGTGGGGCTTCCTGGTCCTGCTGGGCCTCCAGGTGTGGCTGGAGAGGATGGAGACAAG GGTGAGGTGGGGGACCCTGGACAGAAAGGCACCAAAGGGAACAAGGGCGAACAT GGCCCTCCTGGACCCCCTGGACCCATTGGTCCTGTGGGGCAGCCTGGAGCAGCG GGAGCAGATGGGGAGCCTGGAGCTCGGGGACCCCAGGGACACTTTGGAGCCAAAGGCGATGAAGGAACAAGAGGATTCAATGGGCCCCCAGGACCCATTGGCCTACAG GGTTTGCCGGGCCCctctggggagaagggagaaacAGGAGATGTGGGTCCTATG GGACCACCTGGCCCCCCAGGACCTCGAGGTCCAGCTGGACCCAATGGCGCTGAT GGCCCACAAGGCCCCCCGGGAGGTGTTGGGAACCTGGGTCCCCCTGGAGAGAAG GGGGAACCAGGAGAGTCAGGATCTCCAGGGATCCAGGGCGAGCCAGGTGTCAAG GGTCCACGCGGGGAACGTGGAGAAAAAGGAGAGTCGGGGCAGCCCGGAGAGCCAGGACCACCAGGGCCTAAAGGCCCCACAGGCGATGACGGCCCCAAAGGGAACCCT GGTCCCGTTGGTTTTCCTGGTGACCCTGGACCCCCTGGAGAAGGTGGCCCTCGG GGCCAGGATGGTGCTAAGGGTGACCGAGGCGAGGATGGTGAGCCAGGACAGCCT GGATCCCCTGGTCCCACTGGGGAGAATGGACCCCCAGGGCCACTTGGAAAGCGG GGTCCTGCCGGCTCGCCTGGTCCCGAGGGGCGACAAGGAGGGAAGGGAGCCAAG GGAGATCCTGGTGCTGTAGGTGCCCCGGGGAAGACAGGCCCGGTGGGTCCTGCCGGTCCAGCAGGGAAACCTGGCCCTGATGGTCTGAGGGGGCTCCCAGGCTCAGTG GGTCAGCAAGGCCGACCTGGAGCTACAGGCCAGGCTGGGCCCCCAGGTCCTGTG GGACCCCCAGGGCTGCCTGGTCTCCGGGGCGATGCTGGAGCCAAGGGAGAGAAG GGCCACCCAGGTCTCATTGGACTGATTGGGCCCCCGGGTGagcagggagagaagggagatCGGGGACTTCCTGGGCCTCAGGGCTCCCCTGGGCAGAAGGGCGAGACG GGTATCCCAGGAGCATCCGGCCCCATTGGTCCTGGAGGCCCCCCTGGCCTCCCG GGACCTGCTGGCCCCAAAGGAGCCAAAGGAGCCACA GGCCCAGCCGGACCCAAGGGAGAGAAGGGTGTGCAGGGCCCTCCAGGACACCCG GGTCCCCCGGGCGAGGTGATCCAGCCACTGCCCATCCAGATGCCCAAGAAGACTCGGCGCTCGGTGGATGGAAGCCGCCTGATGCAGGAAGATGAGGCCATACCGACCGGGGGAGCCCCCGGCAGTCCTGGGGGGCTGGAGGAGATCTTTGGCTCACTCGACTCCCTACGGGAGGAGATCGAGCAGATGAGGCGGCCGACGGGGACCCAGGACAGCCCTGCTCGCACCTGCCAGGACCTAAAGCTGTGCCACCCAGAGCTGCCTGATG GAGAGTACTGGGTCGACCCCAACCAGGGCTGTGCTCGGGATGCCTTCCGAGTTTTCTGCAACTTCACAGCAGGCGGTGAGACCTGTGTGACGCCCAGGGATGATGTCACGCAG tTCTCTTACGTGGACTCAGAGGGTTCCCCAGTGGGTGTGGTCCAGCTCACCTTCCTGCGGCTGCTCAGTGTCTCAGCCCACCAGGACATCTCCTACCCCTGCTCTGGAGCAGCCCGCAACGGTCCCCTGAGACTCCGCGGGGCCAATGAGGATGAGCTGAGCCCGGAGACCAGCCCCTATGTCAAAGAATTCAGAGATGGCTGCCAG ACACAGCAAGGCCGGACGGTGCTGGAGGTGCGAACGCCTGTGCTGGAGCAGCTGCCGGTGCTGGATGCCTCCTTCTCAGACCTGGGAACCCCACCGAGGCGGGGAGGGGTGCTGCTGGGGCCTGTCTGCTTCATGGGATAG
- the COL11A2 gene encoding uncharacterized protein COL11A2 isoform X2, whose amino-acid sequence MPGSDGPPGHPGKEGPPGTKGNQGPSGPQGPLGYPGPRGVKGVDGIRGLKGHKGEKGEDGFPGFKGDIGVKGDRGEVGVPGSRGEDGPEGPKGRSGPTGDPGPPGLMGEKGKLGVPGLPGYPGRQGPKGSLGFPGFPGASGEKGARGLSGKSGPRGERGPTGPRGQRGPRGATGKSGAKGTSGGDGPHGPPGERGLPGPQGPNGFPGPKGPPGPPGKDGLPGHPGQRGEVGFQGKTGPSGPPGVVGPQGAAGETGPMGERGHPGPPGPPGEQGLPGTAGKEGTKGDPGPPGAPGKDGPAGLRGFPGERGLPGTAGGPGLKGNEGPSGPPGPAGSPGERGAAGSGGPIGPPGRPGPQGPPGAAGEKGVPGEKGPTGPTGRDGVQGPVGLPGPAGPPGVAGEDGDKGEVGDPGQKGTKGNKGEHGPPGPPGPIGPVGQPGAAGADGEPGARGPQGHFGAKGDEGTRGFNGPPGPIGLQGLPGPSGEKGETGDVGPMGPPGPPGPRGPAGPNGADGPQGPPGGVGNLGPPGEKGEPGESGSPGIQGEPGVKGPRGERGEKGESGQPGEPGPPGPKGPTGDDGPKGNPGPVGFPGDPGPPGEGGPRGQDGAKGDRGEDGEPGQPGSPGPTGENGPPGPLGKRGPAGSPGPEGRQGGKGAKGDPGAVGAPGKTGPVGPAGPAGKPGPDGLRGLPGSVGQQGRPGATGQAGPPGPVGPPGLPGLRGDAGAKGEKGHPGLIGLIGPPGEQGEKGDRGLPGPQGSPGQKGETGIPGASGPIGPGGPPGLPGPAGPKGAKGATGPAGPKGEKGVQGPPGHPGPPGEVIQPLPIQMPKKTRRSVDGSRLMQEDEAIPTGGAPGSPGGLEEIFGSLDSLREEIEQMRRPTGTQDSPARTCQDLKLCHPELPDGEYWVDPNQGCARDAFRVFCNFTAGGETCVTPRDDVTQFSYVDSEGSPVGVVQLTFLRLLSVSAHQDISYPCSGAARNGPLRLRGANEDELSPETSPYVKEFRDGCQTQQGRTVLEVRTPVLEQLPVLDASFSDLGTPPRRGGVLLGPVCFMG is encoded by the exons ATGCCTGGCTCAGACGGACCCCCG GGTCACCCGGGGAAGGAAGGTCCCCCTGGAACCAAAGGAAACCAG gGTCCCTCTGGACCTCAGGGTCCTCTAGGATACCCAGGACCTCGAGGGGTCAAG GGTGTGGACGGAATTCGGGGTCTGAAGGGTCATAAGGGTGAGAAG GGCGAGGATGGCTTTCCAGGGTTCAAAGGTGACATAGGCGTGAAAGGTGACAGG GGCGAGGTTGGAGTCCCTGGTTCCAGGGGAGAGGATGGTCCTGAGGGGCCAAAGGGACGCAGTGGACCGACTGGAGACCCTGGGCCCCCGGGGCTTATGGGCGAGAAG GGCAAGCTGGGTGTTCCTGGTCTGCCTGGCTATCCTGGACGTCAGGGACCCAAG GGGTCCCTAGGATTTCCTGGCTTTCCTGGTGCCAGTGGAGAGAAGGGAGCCCGG GGCCTGTCGGGGAAATCAGGGCCTCGGGGAGAACGGGGCCCCACG GGTCCACGGGGTCAGCGGGGACCCCGAGGTGCCACTGGGAAGTCTGGAGCTAAG GGAACATCTGGTGGTGATGGCCCCCATGGGCCCCCTGGAGAGAGG GGCCTCCCTGGACCTCAGGGTCCCAATGGGTTTCCTGGACCCAAAGGACCCCCG GGCCCCCCTGGGAAGGACGGGCTGCCAGGACACCCAGGCCAGAGAGGAGAAGTG GGTTTCCAAGGGAAGACCGGCCCCTCTGGTCCTCCAGGAGTGGTGGGACCTCAG GGAGCAGCAGGAGAAACCGGCCCTATGGGGGAGAGAGGCCACCCAGGCCCCCCAGGGCCCCCTGGAGAGCAGGGACTACCTGGGACAGCTggaaaagaaggaacaaag GGTGACCCTGGTCCCCCTGGGGCCCCAGGGAAGGATGGTCCTGCTGGTCTGAGGGGATTCCCAGGAGAGAGAGGCCTCCCAGGCACTGCT GGTGGACCTGGTCTGAAGGGGAATGAAGGTCCGTCTGGCCCCCCTGGCCCTGCA GGCTCCCCTGGGGAACGAGGTGCAGCAGGATCAGGGGGACCCATTGGTCCGCCAGGGCGCCCAGGCCCGCAGGGTCCCCCTGGAGCCGCAGGAGAGAAAGGCGTCCCG GGTGAGAAGGGCCCCACTGGCCCGACTGGCCGAGATGGGGTGCAGGGTCCTGTGGGGCTTCCTGGTCCTGCTGGGCCTCCAGGTGTGGCTGGAGAGGATGGAGACAAG GGTGAGGTGGGGGACCCTGGACAGAAAGGCACCAAAGGGAACAAGGGCGAACAT GGCCCTCCTGGACCCCCTGGACCCATTGGTCCTGTGGGGCAGCCTGGAGCAGCG GGAGCAGATGGGGAGCCTGGAGCTCGGGGACCCCAGGGACACTTTGGAGCCAAAGGCGATGAAGGAACAAGAGGATTCAATGGGCCCCCAGGACCCATTGGCCTACAG GGTTTGCCGGGCCCctctggggagaagggagaaacAGGAGATGTGGGTCCTATG GGACCACCTGGCCCCCCAGGACCTCGAGGTCCAGCTGGACCCAATGGCGCTGAT GGCCCACAAGGCCCCCCGGGAGGTGTTGGGAACCTGGGTCCCCCTGGAGAGAAG GGGGAACCAGGAGAGTCAGGATCTCCAGGGATCCAGGGCGAGCCAGGTGTCAAG GGTCCACGCGGGGAACGTGGAGAAAAAGGAGAGTCGGGGCAGCCCGGAGAGCCAGGACCACCAGGGCCTAAAGGCCCCACAGGCGATGACGGCCCCAAAGGGAACCCT GGTCCCGTTGGTTTTCCTGGTGACCCTGGACCCCCTGGAGAAGGTGGCCCTCGG GGCCAGGATGGTGCTAAGGGTGACCGAGGCGAGGATGGTGAGCCAGGACAGCCT GGATCCCCTGGTCCCACTGGGGAGAATGGACCCCCAGGGCCACTTGGAAAGCGG GGTCCTGCCGGCTCGCCTGGTCCCGAGGGGCGACAAGGAGGGAAGGGAGCCAAG GGAGATCCTGGTGCTGTAGGTGCCCCGGGGAAGACAGGCCCGGTGGGTCCTGCCGGTCCAGCAGGGAAACCTGGCCCTGATGGTCTGAGGGGGCTCCCAGGCTCAGTG GGTCAGCAAGGCCGACCTGGAGCTACAGGCCAGGCTGGGCCCCCAGGTCCTGTG GGACCCCCAGGGCTGCCTGGTCTCCGGGGCGATGCTGGAGCCAAGGGAGAGAAG GGCCACCCAGGTCTCATTGGACTGATTGGGCCCCCGGGTGagcagggagagaagggagatCGGGGACTTCCTGGGCCTCAGGGCTCCCCTGGGCAGAAGGGCGAGACG GGTATCCCAGGAGCATCCGGCCCCATTGGTCCTGGAGGCCCCCCTGGCCTCCCG GGACCTGCTGGCCCCAAAGGAGCCAAAGGAGCCACA GGCCCAGCCGGACCCAAGGGAGAGAAGGGTGTGCAGGGCCCTCCAGGACACCCG GGTCCCCCGGGCGAGGTGATCCAGCCACTGCCCATCCAGATGCCCAAGAAGACTCGGCGCTCGGTGGATGGAAGCCGCCTGATGCAGGAAGATGAGGCCATACCGACCGGGGGAGCCCCCGGCAGTCCTGGGGGGCTGGAGGAGATCTTTGGCTCACTCGACTCCCTACGGGAGGAGATCGAGCAGATGAGGCGGCCGACGGGGACCCAGGACAGCCCTGCTCGCACCTGCCAGGACCTAAAGCTGTGCCACCCAGAGCTGCCTGATG GAGAGTACTGGGTCGACCCCAACCAGGGCTGTGCTCGGGATGCCTTCCGAGTTTTCTGCAACTTCACAGCAGGCGGTGAGACCTGTGTGACGCCCAGGGATGATGTCACGCAG tTCTCTTACGTGGACTCAGAGGGTTCCCCAGTGGGTGTGGTCCAGCTCACCTTCCTGCGGCTGCTCAGTGTCTCAGCCCACCAGGACATCTCCTACCCCTGCTCTGGAGCAGCCCGCAACGGTCCCCTGAGACTCCGCGGGGCCAATGAGGATGAGCTGAGCCCGGAGACCAGCCCCTATGTCAAAGAATTCAGAGATGGCTGCCAG ACACAGCAAGGCCGGACGGTGCTGGAGGTGCGAACGCCTGTGCTGGAGCAGCTGCCGGTGCTGGATGCCTCCTTCTCAGACCTGGGAACCCCACCGAGGCGGGGAGGGGTGCTGCTGGGGCCTGTCTGCTTCATGGGATAG